From the Helianthus annuus cultivar XRQ/B chromosome 17, HanXRQr2.0-SUNRISE, whole genome shotgun sequence genome, the window ACTTTGGTAGAGTTTTTGCTCAAACTACCAAGTGAATAACTATTTCTTAAACTttgtttgatttatttgttttatacCAGAAATTAGTATGCAAACATTTTTTTAAAGACAACCCATGCACacattattaatttttttttttgaaatcctTTGTAGAATGAGAGCTTAGCTACCACATATATGGCGAACATATAATAAAGTCGAATATATTGAAAAGGGATTCAATACTCCCATGCTCGTGGAACTAAAGTTTGAGGAAGTCTTGTGCTCATGATCTCTCTGGCTATTTCCATCTATCCGTTTCAGTTTTTGAATTAGTTTGAAAATTTCTGTTGATTTGTGGCCTATCAAGTCTGGGTTTTTTTGGATTGTTAGTTTCTTTAAGTTGCTTGTTTATTTAAGTCGTTTGATTGTAATGTTCGCATTTCAGTTCACAAGCAATAAAGCAGTTGAGTGATCAATCATTGTTCGTGTTCTTGATTAATTATTATTGTAATGTAATATTAAAAGTTCTATACCATCCGAATATGTACTGAAGGATACCTTCACCTCTGCGGTTGCATGGCCAATCGGAGTTTGATCGCAATCACATTATCGTTAAATCTGTTGGATGATACTTTGTCCCCATATCTTCTTTGTTATTTTGCACTAAACCACGTTTTGTAGTTATGGATGAcaacaaaattttctttctacttatATGCAGTTATGGTTTTGTATGTAGTTTCATTATCTGTTGTTTTGTGTTTCATGTTAGAATTGATTTTTACCTTTAAAATACATTTTATGTTCTTGTATGGTTCTAGTTCTATTTATTGGACAGGTGTATTCAGTGTTGCCCAGAATGATCTTTGATCTCTCGATCGCAAATGATAAACGTAACTTTATTGAATATTGAACTTTGAATACAATGGAATGATTACAAATGAAACTAGCTatcctatttatactaatctaaTGGGTACGAGTGTAGAGACATATCCCTTCGTGAACGGATATTTCTCTAGATCTTGTGGTTGTAATTAAACGTGAAGAGATGCGTCTCTAAGATCCAAAAGTCGTGTCCCTTCATCCTTGTATGCCTGTGATTTGTGAATGGGTGCCTCCCAAGGGGTTTCGCACCCTTTAGGGTGGTGGTTGACAAGTTCTGTTTTGTCAACTTCAGTCCCTGTACTTTGTAACCGCCATATAACTACCTTTTAACCGCCATATAACTAACTTTATACCAATAACTAATAAACCCTTAACTTGGATGTGAAGGAGATTATGATTTCATTCACCCCCTAATCTCGAACATCCTTAAGTTGCACCTTGATCTTTCTCCATGTCTTGCTTGCCATCCTGCGCTTCTCCATTTTTATCACAAGCTTGTTGTAGTAGATCATTGTAGTCTTCTTTGATTGCCATTAGGAGAGTTGGTTCCTCGTCTTCCTGCACCAGATTTGATTCTTCTCCTCTTTGATTTGATTCAGGACAATCTGATGCATAATGACCAAACTTTTGGCAATTATAGCATTTAATCTTGCTTAAATCCTTCCCAAACTTCCTTTGGTTGCTTCTATTCTTGTAAGCATTCTGTGAGGAATTCTCTTCTCTTCTTTGTTGTCCATAGTTATCATGTGAAtgatcttcttcatcttcttctagTCTGAACTTTCCATCACGCCACTTGCCTTGTGATGAATTGAACCTTCCTTGTCCATTGTTCCCAAAATGCTTTCCACGACCATAGTTCTTGTTGCGTCGTGCAAACATAAGTTTCTCTTGGTTGTATACCGGGTTTTCATCCATCAAACCGGTCCTTTCTTCGTAGGCTTTCAATCTTCCAAGTGTCTCGTCTAGCGTCGTTGTTTCTAAATCAGCGAATTGTTCAATGGTTGCAACAATTTGAACGAACCTTCTCGGTACAGAACTTAGAAGTTTCCGTACTAATGTTGGTTGATCAAAAGTTGATCCAAGACCACTCGCCCTCGTGACAATGCTATTTAGTCTTGCAGTGAACGAATCGATAATGTCTTCCTCCTTCATTTTTAacatctcaaactctgttttgagcGTTTGAAGATGTGCCTTCGGCACTCGATCTGCACCGACGTGCCTAGTCTTTAATGCATCCCAAATTTCTTTTGCACTCTTGCAACTTGCAACTTGTATTATCATATCTTCCGGTAGTGCTTGATATAAATAAGCGGTCGCCATCATATCCTTCTTTTCATCCGCTTGCGTATTTTCTTTTGGTTCTATCATTTCCCATAATCTGTTTGCCCTCAAAATGGTTTTTATACGGATTGCCCATACCGTATAGTTTGTAGACTTTAAGATAGGACACTAAAACTGGGAGAACGAACTACCATCTTTAATCACTACCGCGTTTGACGGAGAGGCTCCTCCTGAATCCGCCATAATTTCTTTTCCAACAATTTTCACTTTCTAAACTTTGGTTTTCTCCTAAAACCGAAGTCTATGATTCCAAAAATTCACACTAACTTTCTAACGGAATCAAACCAATTTCTAAACCTTATATAAATTCCAGAAAAATAGAACGTAGAACCTGGAATTTGCGAACCGACCGACTTCTCTTATCGTGATTCTCCGCACGGTTTTCTGACTTTTCTTAACAACCCTCTTGGCTGCGTTTTTTTTCTTCCTACTTGATTCGCGACTCTCTAACTACAAACCAAAAAATCAGCcccaaacccacttgatttgcgACGGAACTTCTCAACCGAACACCCTCTTGATGCTTTGATATCACAAAACTACTCTGATTTTGTGTCTTTTGCAAATTTCAAACAACCCAAACTTCTCAGATTTGCGATTGCTTCTTCAAACCGGAATACAAACTTCTCAGATTTGCTTCCGTCTCCTTAACCCGAATCGCAGCCTCTTGCCGTGATTTGAATTAACATAAAAACTCAGAATCCAAACACCCTCAGTGATGATTGGATCAAAAATCGAACACCCTCCCGATGACCGATTAACAAATGAACAACAATCGTACCCGCTTGATACGACTGGTGTTAAAACTTAACAAACACAACCCAATCAACGCCTCCTGCGTGATCAGAATTGTTAGGGAATTCAACCACCCGCCTGATGATTGTCTTTCCGAAACGAATTTgagccctaggctctgataccaatgttgcCCAGAATGATCTTTGATCTCTCGATCGCAAATGATAAACGTAACTTTATTGAATACTGAACTTTGAATACAATGGAATGATTACAAATGAAACTACCTATCCCTATTTATGCTAATCTAATGGGTACGAGTGTAGAGACATGTCCCTTCGTGAACGGATGTGTCTCTAGATCTTGTGGTTGTAATTAAACGTGAAGAGGTGCGTCTCTAGGATCCAAAAGTCGTGTCCCTTCATCCTTGTATGGCTGTGATTTGTGAATGGGTGACTCCCAAGGGGTTTCGCACCCTTTAGGGTGGTGGTTGACAAGTTCTGTTTTGTCAACTTCAGTCCCTGTACTTTGTAACCGCCATATAACTACCTTTTAACCGCCATATAACTAACTTTATACTAATAACTAATAAACCCTTAACTTGGATGTGAAGGAGATTATGATTTCATTCAGTATTCCCAAGATGGATGAATCAAACGTGCTCATaaaataaacaacaacaacaaacgaACTTCCTGATTTAATTGTGAACAATAGAtagaaacctgacttgtattCAAGAATCTGAATTACAAATCGACACATGTTTCTGACTCTTGACATTGATATTTATACTAAGGATTTTGCTTGAAACGTTGCGATACCGCTGGTAGTTATTGTCACCGCATTAAAGATATATGAGGTTCTGTTATTTTGCATGCCAGATAATGAATTACCGATGTGGACTTTTTGGTCAAACAAATCTCATTTGACCGTATTTAATTTGAACCTAGATACGTACATGACCTAGACTTACAAGTTCTTGGGCCTTTAAGACATACTAGCCCATAAATAAATAAAGACAATTGTTGGACCCATAATACTGAAGATCAATAATCAAGTCCATCCGAATCGGTTTCGGGCCGGTATCTATTATTTGTTTAGTTTTCTTATTGGGTCGAACaatttaagtgttttatgtttatgtCTTGAATTTGGGCCGGAGGCCATATGTTATGTAATGGGTCAAACACTAGAAGTCCATTAGGTTTAACAAGTTGGGTTTGGGCTGTGCACAAGATGAAACGGTGCGAGCATGATTAGTAACCGTATGTACGGTTATCATGCAAACGACATATCTCTTTGTGAAGAGACGCAACGGTTGAAGAACACACCGTTTCATCTCGTATATATGCACGGCACAATCCAGATTTGATGTACATCAGATTTCGTTTTATAAAGTTCAGTTTGTATTAGTTATTGTTATTCAAAGTTTGCGGTTAGTTTGAAGTTCAAGTTTGTTCAGTTCGATTCACAGTAAGTTCATAATCATTCTGCATATATTCGGTTAGATTGTTCATGATGAAGTATTGTGATTATTGTGGGTTGTTTGAAAACGATTGTGTGTGCGGTCACAACACCGTCCGTTCTGAatggtcctgggtttccgatgacgatgataccaacattggtatcagagccaaaggtttaaCAGGAACCGAAAGGAGTTGTGATCATGATGGGAACCGGGTTTGTGGAGACAAGGGAAAATCGGTGGAAACCGATTACGGTGAAGATGTTGTTCGTAGTGGAAAGTGCGGCCGGGCGGCGGAAGAGGATGAGTACGCGCAGGGGAAGCCAACCATGCGAACCAGGAAGTCACCAGTGAAGAAGTTTCCAAAGAAAATGGTTCCAAAGGGATTCGTCAAGAAGTCCGGTAAGAAAGCAAATGCACCGGTGGGTAGGCCAAGGAAACCGGGAATCCGTTGCTTCAAGTGCAAGGAATTTGGTCACATCGCCTCGATTTgcccaagtatgtatatcaagtTATCGCCGTTACCAATTGAAAGTGATTATGTGGTTAAGGATACTTGTGGTGGCAAATGGGATTCAATATGGGTTGTTGATCCTACGTTCAAAACACATATGACGGGAAACCGGAATATGTTTAAGTGTTTCAAGAGACACTTTGGGGTTGTGACAAACGAAAGTAGGAAGGATTTTTCGTTTGTGCATGGTATTGGAGAAGTTAGAGTGCCGGTGGACGGCAAAGACAAAACGATCCCGTGTGTAAGTTATGCTCCAAGTCTAGACAAGAACGTGTTAAGTCTAGAACAACTTTTGTTTCAAGGGATAGAAACGGTTACAACGGGGGAAACGTGTGTGTTAAAGAAAATGTTTGGATGTCACTCGAAAGGGTTCGACATTTATGAAATCAAGTCGGAAGTCGACTTGGAACAAGATTATCTCAATGCGTTCTATGATAATCTTGGCGTTGACAACGGCtacaagaaggaaaagaaagaattCCAAGAGTGTTTGGGTGAATACTACGAAAAGGAATTCGAGAAAGAAAGAAACAAGAAGAAGGTGTACGGTGAAAACTCAAGGGCTAGAAAGAAGGAAGTTGTGTATTCCAAGAAAGCGAAAAAGGCGCTTTTGATTTACATTGAAGGCGAAAAAGATAACCCGCGTCAATCAAGAGAAACGCTTCGGGAACGAGCGTTAATTCTCTCACAACTCGAAGAAGACGTCATCGAAAGAAACATGATTATGGAAAGTTGTGTAGAACCGGGAGATCTTATTACGTTGCACGAGGAAATAAAGAAACACCAAAGGTTTTTCGAAGCACCGTTCGAAGAAGTCTTGATTTGGTTTATTTCGGATTTTCTCGGAATTGTATGTGAGAAAGCAATGCCACCCGAGTTGATTGATGGCCGAGACCTTAGTCTCATATTGTTACATCGCATTGTAAAGCACAACGGAGGGTTTAAGGAAGTGATGGAGAAGAATATGTGGGATGTGATCGCGGCCAAGTACGGTTATGAACCGGATGATGCATACGAGATGAAAGTCGCCTACATCTATTACTTGGAACTAGTCGAGTGGTACTTCGACTACATGAAGAAAGAGCGTGGGAAAAAGGAAGATGTCATGGCTGGAAATTCAAGCAACAACTGCGGTTGGCTCGACGAATCAAGCGACGACAAAGTGGTGGTCAAGATAGAGGTCACCAACAATCGCAAGGAGTGATCACGGCCGGAGACTCGGATGTTCTTGCTTAGGGCGGTGAATGAAGATCAATAATCAAGTCCATCCGAATCGGTTTCGGGCCGGTATCTATTATTTGTTTAGTTTTCTTATTGGGTCGAACaatttaagtgttttatgtttatgtCTTGAATTTGGGCCGGAGGCCATATGTTATGTAATGGGTCAAACACTAGAAGTCCATTAGGTTTAACAAGTTGGGTTTGGGCTGTGCACAAGATGAAACGGTGCGAGTATGATTAGTAACCGTATGTACGGTTATCATGCAAACGACATATCTCTTTGTGAAGAGACGCAACGGTTGAAGAACACACCGTTTCATCTCGTATATATGCACGGCACAATCCAGATTTGATGTACATCAGATTTCGTTTTATAAAGTTCAGTTTGTATTAGTTATTGTTATTCAAAGTTTGCGGTTAGTTTGAAGTTCAAGTTTGTCCAGTTCGATTCACAGTAAGTTCATAATCATTCTGCATATATTCGGTTAGATTGTTCATGATGAAGTATTGTGATTATTGTGGGTTGTTTGAAAACGATTGTGTGTGCGGTCACAACACCGTCCGTTCCGAatggtcctgggtttccgatgacgatgataccaacaaATACTAggtaataataacaataataataatattttgcACATGGTGTTCTAATTCTGGGAATCTCTTTTTGACTTCCCTGTGCAGGTATGTACATTCAGCTGAAAGGGGTAGTGTAAACTTGATCAAATCAGCAAAGTTCATCAGACGGACTGAAATTCCATACAAAACCATAACTACATAAGTAGAAAGGAAATTGTTGTCATTCATAATTACGAAACGTGGTTTAGTGCAAAATAACAAAGAAGATATGAGGACATAGTATCATCCAAAACAGATTTAAAGATAATGTCATTGTGATCAAACTCGGATTGGCCTTGCAACCTCAGAGGTCAAGGTATAGAACTATTAATATTACAATAATAATTAATCAAGAACACGAACAATGATTTATCACTCAACTGCTTTATTGCTTGAGAACTGAAATGCAAAATACGATTACAATCAAACTACTTAAATAAGCAAGCAACTTAAACAAACTAACAATCCAAAACACCCAGACTTGGTAAACCACAAGTCAGCAGAATTATTCAAACTAATTCAAAACTGGAAACGGATAGAAATAGCCAGAGAGATCATGTGCATAAGACTTCCTCAAAAGTTTAGTTCCACGAACATGGGAGTATCGAATCACTTTTCAATATATTCGCCTTCAATTATATGTTCGCCATATATGTGGTAGCTAAGCTCTCATTCTACAAAGGATTACAAAACAAAATTAATAATGTGTGCATGGGTTGTCTTTAAAAAATGTTTTGCATACTAATATCTGTTATAAAACAAAGAAATCAAAGAAGGTTTTAAAAATAGTTATTCACTTAATTGGTAGTTTGAACAAAAATTAAACAGTACGTTAACATTCAATCTTGGAAGTACTATCTTCGATCTTCCAAACTCTACCGAAGTTACAGTTGTACACTTGTATGACGTAACAAGTTTTATTAAAAggattttgttatttatttattattatttttattattatcattatcatcatctacGTAGAGAGGACATTTTTTCAGCTTATAGAGAGGACATGTTCTCTCTATAGGGTTTTTTTCacctatagagacgacatatCGTCTCTATAAAATTTGTCTCTACAGCCTCGTCCCTATAGGTTACAAAAGTCGTCTCTATAGGTGTCGTTACTATagaatacttttattattatcattatcattattattattatttctattttGTAACAGTTAAAAAAGGAGGGTTACCAACATTTTTAGTTTTGTGCTGTAGTATCTAGTTTAAGAACCATTAGAGATGAGCAAGTTTTTGAAGGGTAAAATGTCAACTCGTAAACGAAATTATGACCCATAGTACAACTGAGAACTAGAATAACTAACCATCAACAAACTTTGAATCTCATTAAAATCTTCTTCATAACTTTCTTTCGGGTAAAACGTGGTAAGCTCGATGACCCCTATGAGTTTCTTATCAACACCTTGATAGGAAAATACAGGCACAACTAAATGCCCCATAATTTGATCAGGGTCATGGCGTGTACTTTGAATCGCAACCCCATTTTGAGCTGCTAGGCCAAGCTTAGTAGCTGGTCCAACAAAAACTTCTTCCTTGAGACAGCTTTTCCTGTATTCCTGCAGCCCTCTCTGGTTTCGATTTGCAACAAAAAGTCGATCTGCCACCGTAAGACGCTCCTTGTGGCCATCCTGTTTGCATTCCCAAAACTGAAGGAAACCAGATTTTCCTTTGaaatcaaatttctttaaaacgTTTTTGACTATGGTATGCATTGTGGTTGAAAGAACTTTTGGACTGGATGAACACAAAACTTTGCTGGACTAGGCCATTTATAATAAAGTTCAAAGGCTAAATTGGGGTGCAAATAACTAGCCATCTATCTAaggggttcaaataatattagAAATGATTTATTTAATTTGGACCAGGTCACCTTTTGAAGGGTTCAATTAACAGGTGGACAACATTTTAGTTTATTTCATGCAATTTTCTTGACATATTTGTTCAGCTAGTTATCCTTTGTACAAACTACAAACTCAAACTATTGGCACACCCAAAGTGCCTATTTGCACACTTTAGGATTTATATATATGCGGCATATAGGGTTCCATAAAAATCAGTGTCTAACTGGTGTCAGTTCTAGTCGGGCCTACTCCTATATACCGTGTATAAGCCTATATGCGGCGTATGTAAAGGATTTTTTccaaacattttatacaatattaagCCGTTTagcaaagttttataaaaaataattttctattttaaataaataaaaaaataattatttctTACAAACATTTTTATACAACATTAATCATTTTTATTACGTTATTAAAATATCATATCATATTggtgtagtataggtctcgtattgacctcgtataagcctataagtgtgatatcatatcatattatatagtgtagtataggtcccatATATGCCTCATATAGGTATGGTATAGTATggtactatactatactatactatactatactatactatactatactatactatactatactatactatactatactatactatactatactatactatactatactatactatactatactatactatactatactatactatactatactatactatactatactatactatactatactatactatactatactatactatactatactatactatactatactatactatactatactatactatacgacACGATACTATACAATACGATACAACACCGGTATAGGCCTATAGGTATAGTATACGTCTCGTATATGACTATAgttgtggtttaggtcccgtataggcctttAGGCATATACAATACCTATAGgtgacctatacgagacttatattaCACTATTTGATACGATAAGATATGATACTATACTACACCTACatgatacgatacgatgcaatacgagACAATATGACACGACACAACACACGTATAGGGTTATAAGTGTAGTATATGTCTCATATAGGACTACAAGTGTGGTttaggtctcgtataggcctataggcctATAGAAGACCTATAGGggacctatacgagacctataatACACTATACGATAGGAAACAATACAATACGATATGATACTATAGGATACAACGCAACACccatataggcctataggtgCAGTATAGGTCCCTCATAGGATTAAAAGTGTAATTTAGGTCCCGTATAGACCTATAGACCcatacaagacctataggggacctatacgagacttatactacactatacgatactgATGTAGCGCGCGTGCGGAACGAAGATCGAACACGTTGATTCTaagaatacccgtgtagttcttcccaacccccaagattcctcccaaaaggcacggaatttgaagtgaaaattcaaacaattattttataaaactcaaactatcccccaatacaaattacatgagaacttatatagagtttttatgatcaactcaatggacatatattaaaacaaaacttaatgaacactaaatgtggatttatttcattacataattgAGTCGACACTTGATATTCCCGCATCAGATACGATAGGAAACAATACGATGATACAATAATTTATGAtacaacacccgtataggcctatacgatagGTGTAGTATAAGTCCCCTATAAGACTATTAGCTTAGttccgtataggcctatatgccTATACAATACCTATACgggacttatactacactataagATACCATAGGAAACAATACGATATGATAGGCTATGATACAACACTCGTATgggcctataggtgtagtataggtcccttataggACTATAAGTGTAATTTAGGTCTCGTATGGCCTGTAGGCATATACAATACCTATAggggacctatacgagacttatattaCACTATTCGATACGAAAAGATATGAtactatactacacctataggcctatacgagacatACACTAAactatacgatacaatactaCATCCGTAGGCCTATACGAGGGTTATACGAGACATGTATACTAGACGATACCATACTTAacaatgttttttatttatttattttggtaAAGTACTTATTATAGAACTTTGCTAAAGTGATAAATAATGTATAAAAATGTTTCTTAAAAATTCACCCTTTATATACGCCGCGTATATGCCTATACGCGATATATATAATGGGGCAAAATACCATATTACCCCTGATTTCGGTTGCGTATAGCCCCCAATCCATGGGTAAAATGGTCCTTTTTCCTATACGTTGTGTATAGGCCTCTACAAGACTTACACTACACCCTTTATATATGccacgtataggcctatacgcggCGGCGTATATAaacatgcaaaaataccattttacccctgattTGGGCTACATATAGCCTCCAATCCaggggtaaaattgtcttttttcCTATACGCCGCATATAGGCCTCTATGAGGGTATACGTGGGGCAAATTTCGTAAAAAAAGAAAACCATTTTACCCGGGTTTGGGGGCTATACGGATCCCAATCTAGGGGTAAAATGGTATTTTGCCCTTTATATATGCTGCGTATTGgtatatacgcagcgtatataaggG encodes:
- the LOC110923697 gene encoding uncharacterized protein LOC110923697, which gives rise to MIEPKENTQADEKKDMMATAYLYQALPEDMIIQVASCKSAKEIWDALKTRHVGADRVPKAHLQTLKTEFEMLKMKEEDIIDSFTARLNSIVTRASGLGSTFDQPTLVRKLLSSVPRRFVQIVATIEQFADLETTTLDETLGRLKAYEERTGLMDENPVYNQEKLMFARRNKNYGRGKHFGNNGQGRFNSSQGKWRDGKFRLEEDEEDHSHDNYGQQRREENSSQNAYKNRSNQRKFGKDLSKIKCYNCQKFGHYASDCPESNQRGEESNLVQEDEEPTLLMAIKEDYNDLLQQACDKNGEAQDGKQDMEKDQGAT